Proteins encoded within one genomic window of Columba livia isolate bColLiv1 breed racing homer chromosome 1, bColLiv1.pat.W.v2, whole genome shotgun sequence:
- the TEX30 gene encoding testis-expressed protein 30 isoform X2 translates to MNFPHLVSLAAYLASRGVLCLRFTCKGLNIAYRTKAFKTVVEYLKLSDDYKLSGVFLAGRSMGSRAAASVIHQLSLEDDDDFIQGLVCLSYPLHRPKLQSKLRDEDLLFIRCPVLFVSGSADEMCEKQLLEGVASKMKAPKKIHWIDKANHGMAVKGRTTDDVMEEINAQVFSWLRENVELERK, encoded by the exons ATGAATTTCCCTCACTTAGTGTCTTTGGCAGCCTATCTTGCATCCCGTGGAGTTCTCTGCCTGCGGTTTACTTGTAAAGGCCTCAACATTGCTTATAGGACTAAGGCCTTCAAAACGGTTGTG GAATACTTAAAGCTTTCTGATGATTATAAACTTTCGGGTGTCTTCCTTGCAG GCCGTTCCATGGGCTCacgagctgctgcctctgtgatACACCAGCTTAGTCTGGAGGATGATGACGACTTTATTCAAGGTCTAGTATGTTTATCTTACCCACTGCATCGACCAAAACTTCAGTCCAAGCTCCGGGATGAAGATTTATTATTTATCAGGTGTCCGGTGCTGTTTGTCTCAGGATCAGCAGATGAGATGTGTGAAAAA CAACTGCTAGAAGGTGTGGCAAGCAAAATGAAAGCCCCTAAAAAGATCCACTGGATTGATAAAGCAAACCATGGGATGGCAGTCAAAGGACGAACAACAGATGATGtcatggaagaaataaatgcaCAAGTTTTTTCTTGGCTTAGAGAGAATGTTGAACTGGAGCGCAAATGA
- the TEX30 gene encoding testis-expressed protein 30 isoform X1 codes for MANQARSGKATGCYWTGGLSSAGRDGGAARSGMSGPAEVKVTIPFGNKYLDAVFSVPEKKPTCGVILTHGAGGDMNFPHLVSLAAYLASRGVLCLRFTCKGLNIAYRTKAFKTVVEYLKLSDDYKLSGVFLAGRSMGSRAAASVIHQLSLEDDDDFIQGLVCLSYPLHRPKLQSKLRDEDLLFIRCPVLFVSGSADEMCEKQLLEGVASKMKAPKKIHWIDKANHGMAVKGRTTDDVMEEINAQVFSWLRENVELERK; via the exons ATGGCCAATCAAGCACGGTCCGGGAAAGCGACGGGGTGCTATTGGACAGGAGGGCTGTCATCCGCGGGACGTGACGGGGGCGCTGCCAGGAGCGGGATGAGCGGGCCGGCAGAG GTTAAAGTGACAATACCTTTTGGAAACAAGTATCTTGATGCTGTCTTTTCTGTCCCAGAGAAGAAACCAACATGCGGAGTTATTCTTACCCATGGAGCTGGAGGAGATATGAATTTCCCTCACTTAGTGTCTTTGGCAGCCTATCTTGCATCCCGTGGAGTTCTCTGCCTGCGGTTTACTTGTAAAGGCCTCAACATTGCTTATAGGACTAAGGCCTTCAAAACGGTTGTG GAATACTTAAAGCTTTCTGATGATTATAAACTTTCGGGTGTCTTCCTTGCAG GCCGTTCCATGGGCTCacgagctgctgcctctgtgatACACCAGCTTAGTCTGGAGGATGATGACGACTTTATTCAAGGTCTAGTATGTTTATCTTACCCACTGCATCGACCAAAACTTCAGTCCAAGCTCCGGGATGAAGATTTATTATTTATCAGGTGTCCGGTGCTGTTTGTCTCAGGATCAGCAGATGAGATGTGTGAAAAA CAACTGCTAGAAGGTGTGGCAAGCAAAATGAAAGCCCCTAAAAAGATCCACTGGATTGATAAAGCAAACCATGGGATGGCAGTCAAAGGACGAACAACAGATGATGtcatggaagaaataaatgcaCAAGTTTTTTCTTGGCTTAGAGAGAATGTTGAACTGGAGCGCAAATGA
- the POGLUT2 gene encoding protein O-glucosyltransferase 2, with protein sequence MRGLWPLCLALGAVAAGGGGRPSPERSAVWGPGLRAEAALPARYFYVQAVDAEGQRFTSTPGENAFQVKITAPEEQFTRIGVQVLDRKDGSFLVRYRMYASYKTLKIEVKTGDKHVAKSPYILKGPIYHENCDCPQEESSVWLEEMNCPQIIPQIQRDLANFPIVDPDKIAKEIPQRFGQRQSLCHYTIKDNEVYIKTYGEHVGFRIFMDAILLSLTRKVKMPDVEFFVNLGDWPLEKRKSPQNLHPIFSWCGSSESKDIVMPTYDLTDSVLETMGRVSLDMMSVQANTGPSWEDKNTTAFWRGRDSRKERLELVKLSRKYPEIIDAAFTNFFFFKHDESLYGPIVKHISFFDFFKYKYQINIDGTVAAYRLPYLLAGNSVVLKQDSIYYEHFYNELQPWKHYIPFKSDLSDLLEKLQWAKEHDEEAKNIAKSGQEFARNNLMGDHIFCYYFKLFQEYANLQVSEPKIRDGMEKVQQPEDDLFPCTCHRKKAKDEL encoded by the exons ATGCGTGGGCTGTGGCCGCTCTGCCTCGCCCTAGGAGCCGttgcggcgggcgggggcggccggcCGAGCCCCGAGCGCAGCGCGGTATGGGGGCCCGGGCTGCGGGCGGAGGCTGCGCTCCCCGCTCGCTACTTTTACGTGCAGGCCGTGGATGCCGAAGGGCAGAG GTTCACTTCAACGCCGGGTGAAAATGCATTCCAAGTGAAGATCACGGCTCCTGAAGAACAGTTCACTCGGATTGGTGTGCAAGTATTAGACAGGAAAGATGGTTCCTTCCTTGTGAGATACAGGATGTATGCAAGCTACAAAACCCTGAAAATAGAAGTCAAAACTGGAGATAAACATGTTGCAAAGTCtccatacattttaaaag GACCTATTTACCATGAAAACTGTGACTGCCCTCAGGAGGAGAGCAGTGTATGGCTGGAAGAGATGAACTGCCCTCAAATCATTCCACAGATTCAAAGAGACCTAGCCAATTTTCCCATTGTTGATCCAGATAAGATTGCAAAAGAAATTCCACAGAGGTTTGGACAgagacagagtttgtgtcattACACCATCAAAGATAATGAG gTTTATATCAAGACATATGGGGAACATGTTGGCTTCAGAATTTTCATGGATGCCATACTGCTTTCTTTGACAAGAAAA GTGAAAATGCCAGATGTAGAATTTTTTGTTAATTTGGGGGACTGGcctctggagaaaaggaaatccCCACAGAACCTGCACCCCATCTTCTCCTGGTGTGGGTCCAGTGAGTCAAAAGACATTGTCATGCCAACATATGACTTGACAGACTCAGTTTTGGAGACTATGGGACG AGTCAGTCTGGATATGATGTCAGTTCAAGCAAATACTGGCCCATCGTGGGAAGACAAGAACACCACAGCGTTCTGGAGAGGACGTGACAGCCGCAAAGAGAGGCTTGAACTTGTGAAACTGAGTAGAAAATACCCAGAGATCATAGATGCTGCTttcacaaacttttttttttttaaacatgatgAGAGCCTCTATGGCCCCATCGTTAAGCACATTtcattctttgatttttttaag tataaaTATCAAATTAATATTGATGGCACAGTGGCAGCATACAGATTGCCTTATCTACTGGCAGGAAACAGTGTGGTGCTAAAGCAAGATTCCATCTACTATGAGCATTTTTATAATGAGCTGCAGCCATGGAAACATTATATTCCATTTAAAAGTGACCTGAGCGATCTACTGGAAAAACTACAGTGGGCAAAAGAGCACGATGAAGAG gcaaaaaatattgcaaaatctGGACAAGAATTTGCAAGAAATAATCTCATGGGAGACCACATTTTTTGTTACTATTTCAAACTTTTCCAG GAATATGCCAACTTGCAAGTGAGTGAGCCAAAAATCAGAGATGGGATGGAGAAAGTGCAGCAGCCTGAGGATGACCTTTTTCCATGTACTTGCCACAGAAAAAAG GCCAAAGATGAACtctga